In the Salmo trutta chromosome 33, fSalTru1.1, whole genome shotgun sequence genome, one interval contains:
- the sstr1a gene encoding somatostatin receptor type 1, producing MLPNSSFRNLTLEDGFFLMNNSSGNETYSESQGSAILISFIYSVVCLVGLCGNSMVIYVIFRYAKMKTATNIYILNLAIADELLMLSVPFLVTSSLLHHWPFGSLLCRLVLSVDAINMFTSIYCLTVLSIDRYIAVVHPIKASRYRRPTIAKIVNFGVWMFSILVILPIIIFSTTVPNLDGSVACNIQMPKPVNQWMAVFVIYAFLMGFLFPVIAICMCYILIIAKMRVVALKAGWQQRKKSERKITLMVMMVVTVFVICWMPFHIVQLVNVFVEHHNATLMQLAVILGYANSCANPILYGFLSDNFKRSFQRILCLRWMDNATEEPIDYYATALKSRGYSVDEFQPDNIECDSTYRNGTCTSRTTTL from the coding sequence ATGCTCCCCAACAGCTCTTTCAGGAATCTAACCCTGGAGGACGGTTTTTTCCTAATGAACAACTCGTCTGGGAACGAAACGTACAGCGAGTCTCAAGGCAGCGCTATCCTTATCTCCTTCATTTACTCGGTTGTCTGTTTGGTCGGACTGTGCGGGAACTCTATGGTTATCTATGTCATCTTCAGATATGCCAAAATGAAAACTGCAACAAATATTTACATTCTGAATCTGGCCATAGCGGACGAGTTACTTATGCTGAGTGTCCCTTTCTTGGTGACATCTTCACTCCTTCATCACTGGCCTTTCGGCTCCCTTCTCTGCCGCCTTGTTCTAAGTGTTGATGCTATTAATATGTTTACGAGTATTTACTGCTTAACTGTACTTAGCATAGACCGATATATTGCGGTTGTGCACCCCATCAAAGCCTCCCGGTACCGGAGACCCACAATAGCTAAAATAGTCAACTTTGGGGTTTGGATGTTTTCTATCCTGGTCATTTTGCCCATTATTATATTTTCCACGACCGTTCCGAACTTGGACGGTTCGGTCGCTTGCAACATTCAGATGCCAAAGCCAGTTAACCAGTGGATGGCTGTGTTTGTGATCTATGCCTTTCTCATGGGCTTTCTGTTCCCAGTCATTGCTATCTGTATGTGTTACATCCTCATCATCGCCAAGATGAGAGTGGTGGCACTGAAGGCAGGTTGGCAGCAGCGTAAGAAGTCGGAGAGAAAGATCactctgatggtgatgatggtggtgaccgTGTTTGTCATCTGTTGGATGCCCTTTCACATTGTGCAGCTCGTCAATGTCTTTGTGGAGCACCATAACGCAACACTCATGCAACTCGCAGTGATTCTGGGATACGCAAATAGCTGCGCCAACCCTATACTGTACGGATTTTTATCAGACAATTTCAAACGTTCGTTCCAAAGAATTTTGTGCCTGCGCTGGATGGACAATGCAACAGAAGAACCAATAGATTACTATGCCACGGCTCTGAAAAGTCGTGGTTACAGTGTGGATgaatttcaaccggacaatatcGAATGTGATAGCACGTATAGAAATGGAACATGTACTTCTAGGACAACGACACTGTAG